A segment of the Serratia fonticola genome:
ATACCATGAATATAAACAAAAAACCCCCGCTACAAGAGCGAGGGTTTCAAACATAACGGCTGACGATAATCAGTAAAAATCGCAGGACGCCGTTTCTGCCTGTTGCAACCAGACCGGTTTGTCGCTGGTTTTTGACCAGACACGGTGCAGATAGCTGTAGAAACGTGCACGATCGGCACGGAACAGCATCACCGGTAAAGCAACCAAACCGACCAGAATCACTGCGCTACGGCGCAGGAGGATCCGATGCAACGGATAGGCGTGATAGTTAGACATGCGAACCTCCTTCAACACATCCACACGACGTTGTCAGGACAGCGTGTAGAGGAAAAAATAAAACCAGACAAATTGGAAACTGAACAAAATATTACCGCATTTGTTGTAATTTTACTACTCATCCGACCACTAAATTGCACAAAAAATCGCAAAAAAATGCCTTACACCGTAATTTTGTTACAGCATGGTTAACAATTAACATAACATTGGTTGCATCATGGTTATTTACAGATCTTTTATCATTAACCGACTTTTTTGCTGCGCAAAATGGCCACGTTAATCGTAAAAAATCACCGCCCGCGGGTTGAGAGAACACAAAACAACCAGTTTTTGCTTTAATTTCAGCCATTTTTATAGTTTTTTTACACCCGGCCCCACTATTTTTTCATCTTCTTTCTTCCTTCCTCCCTACACTCCAGCTATCAAAAACAACACCTCTGGAGGTGTCCCGTGAGTTTCAGCGTTATTGGTGGTGCGCTGTTGGTTCTGCTGCTGTTGGGCTATCTGATTTACGCCCTGTTTAATGCGGAGGATTTCTGATGGCAGCTTCAGCTTTTTTATTGATTGCCAGTTTTATGCTGGTGCTTTTGGTACTGTCTCGTCCACTGGGCAGTTTTTTAGCACGTCTGATTGAGGGGGAGCCACTGCCGGTGTTACGCCGAGTGGAAGCTACCGTCTGGCGCTGTTGCGGTAATAGCACCGCCGAAATGAACTGGTGGCAATATGCACTGGCCATCATCTGGTTCAACATCCTTGGCGTGGTGGCGCTATTTGCCCTGCTGATGACCCAAGGCTCATTACCCCTCAACCCGCAGGGGTTCGCTAATTTATCCTGGGATCTGGCCTTCAATACCGCCGTCAGTTTTGTTACCAATACCAACTGGCAGGCTTACAGCGGCGAAAATACCCTGAGCTATCTCAGCCAGATGGCTGGGCTAACGGTGCAGAACTTCCTGTCTGCAGCGACCGGTATCGCCGTGGCCTTTGCCTTGATTCGGGCCTTTGCACGCCGTTCCAGCGCCACCATTGGCAACGCCTGGATCGATATCCTGCGTATTACCCTGTATGTGCTACTCCCGCTCTCGCTGATCATCGCGCTGTTTTTTGTCAGCCAAGGCTCACTGCAAAACTTCCTGCCTTACCTGCACCTGAACACCCTGGAAGGGGCACAGCAGACGCTGCCTATGGGGCCTGTTGCCTCCCAGGAAGCGATCAAAATGCTGGGCACCAACGGTGGGGGATTCTTCGGTGCCAACTCGGCACACCCGTTTGAAAACCCAACGGTGCTGACCAACTTTGTGCAGATGCTGGCGATCTTCCTGATCCCTTGTGCACTGTGCTTCGCCTTCGGTCAGGTTGCCGGCGAAAACCGCCAGGGCCATGCATTGATCTGGGCAATGGCACTGATCTTCATCATCGCGGTGATCGTCGTGATGTACGCCGAATTGGCGGGTAATCCACATCTGAGCGCGCTGGGTGGTGACAGCAATATCAATATGGAAGGTAAAGAGTCCCGCTTCGGTATTCTCGCCACCAGTATGTTCTCCGTCGTTACCACTGCCGCCTCTTGTGGTGCCGTCAACGCCATGCATGACTCCTTTACCGCGCTGGGTGGCATGGTGCCAATGTGGCTGATGCAGATTGGCGAGGTGGTATTCGGTGGCGTGGGTTCCGGCCTATACGGCATGCTGTTGTTCGTATTGCTGACGGTATTTATCGCCGGATTGATGATTGGCCGCACACCAGAATATCTCGGCAAGAAAATAGATGTCTATGACATGAAGATGACGGCTCTGGCGATCCTGGTGACACCAACATTGGTCCTGCTGGGAACCGCGCTGGCAATCGCTACCGATGCCGGTCGTGCTGGCATCCTCAATCCTGGGGCACATGGTTTCAGTGAGGTGCTGTATGCCGTCTCCTCGGCTGCAAACAACAACGGCAGTGCCTTTGCCGGTCTGAGCGTCAACACCCCGTTCTACAACCTGCTGTTGGCCTTTGCCATGTTCGTTGGCCGCTTCGGGGTGATCCTGCCCGTGTTGGCCATCGCTGGTTCGTTGTGCGTCAAAAAACGCCAACCAGCGGGTAACGGCACGCTGCCAACTTACGGGCCGCTGTTTATCGGCCTGCTGATCGGCACCATCCTGTTGGTCGGCGCATTGACCTTCGTACCAGCGCTGGCACTGGGTCCGGTAGCCGAGCATTTACAGCTCTGGTTGGCAAACTAACAGTCATATACCCGTCGTCTTTTAAGCTGCAGCAGGGCTGCGACTTGAAATCCATAGGGTAAAAAGAGAGAACAAAACGATGACTCGCAAACAACGTGCGCTATTTGAACCGGCCCTGGTGCGTACCGCGCTGATCGATGCGGTGAAGAAGTTGGACCCGCGCGTCCAGTGGCGCAACCCGGTGATGTTCGTTGTGTACATCGGTAGTATCCTGACTACCGCCATCTGGCTGGCGATCCTGTCGGATAATACTGACGGCAGTGCCGCCTTTACCGGCAGCATCTCACTGTGGTTATGGTTTACCGTGCTGTTCGCCAACTTTGCTGAAGCGTTGGCTGAAGGGCGCAGCAAGGCACAGGCTGAAAGTCTGAAAGGCACCAAGAAAACCAGTTGGGCGAAAAAACTCGCCACGCCGAAACATGATGGCGCCACCGAGAGAGTCTCGGCAGAGAGTCTGCGCAAGGGCGATATCGTGCTGGTGGAAGCGGGCGATACCATCCCTTGCGATGGTGAAGTCCTGGAAGGTGGAGCCTCGGTCGATGAAAGCGCCATTACCGGTGAATCGGCACCGGTAATACGCGAATCCGGTGGTGACTTTTCTTCCGTTACCGGCGGGACGCGAGTCCTGTCGGACTGGCTGGTTGTGCAGTGCAGTGTCAACCCAGGAGAAACCTTCCTTGACCGCATGATCGCCATGGTGGAAGGCGCCAAACGCCGCAAAACCCCTAACGAAGTGGCGTTGACCATTTTGCTGATTGCTTTGACCATCGTATTCGTCTTGGCTACCGCGACCCTGTTCCCTTACTCGCAATACAGTGTGACAGCTGCAGGCAGCGGTACAGTGGTATCAATCACCGTACTGGTTGCCCTGCTGGTCTGTCTGATCCCAACTACCATCGGTGGGTTACTGTCCGCTATCGGTGTTGCCGGGATGAGCCGCATGCTGGGTGCCAACGTCATCGCGACCAGCGGCCGTGCCGTAGAGGCGGCAGGTGACGTGGATGTCCTGCTGTTGGACAAGACCGGTACCATCACCTTGGGTAACCGCCAGGCATCAGAGTTTCTGCCTGCTCCTGGCGTCAAAGAACAAGAGCTGGCCGATGCCGCGCAACTCTCTTCTCTCGCCGATGAAACACCGGAAGGCCGCAGCATTGTCGTATTGGCCAAGCAGCGCTTCAATTTACGCGAGCGCGATTTACAGGCGTTGAACGCCACCTTTGTCCCCTTCTCTGCACAAACCCGCATGAGCGGTGTCAACGTGCAAGACCGGATGATCCGCAAAGGGGCGGTAGATGCCATTCGTCGTCACGTTGAATCGAATAATGGCCACTTCCCACGCGCGGTGGATGACCTGGTGGAAAGCGTAGCGCGCACCGGTGGCACCCCACTGGTGGTTGCCGAAGGACCACGCGTGCTCGGGGTCGTGGCGCTGAAAGATATCGTCAAAGGTGGGATTAAAGAACGTTTTGCCGAACTGCGTAAAATGGGGATCAAAACGGTGATGATCACCGGGGATAACCGTCTGACGGCGGCGGCTATCGCTGCCGAAGCCGGTGTTGATGACTTCCTGTCAGAGGCGACACCTGAAGCCAAACTGGCGTTGATCCGCCAGTATCAGGCCGAGGGTCGTCTGGTCGCAATGACCGGTGACGGCACCAACGATGCTCCGGCATTAGCCCAGGCCGACGTGGCGGTTGCGATGAACTCAGGAACCCAGGCGGCCAAAGAGGCCGGCAACATGGTTGACCTGGATTCTAACCCCACCAAGCTGATTGAAGTGGTGCACATCGGTAAACAGATGCTGATGACGCGCGGTTCACTGACCACCTTCAGTATTGCCAATGACGTAGCGAAATACTTTGCCATCATCCCGGCAGCGTTCGCGGCTACGTATCCGCAATTGAATGCACTAAACGTGATGCAACTGCATTCTCCTGCCTCGGCCATTATGTCGGCAGTGATCTTTAACGCGTTGGTGATCGTCTTCCTGATCCCATTAGCACTGAAAGGGGTGAGCTATAAAGCGATGAGCGCCGCTGCTCTGCTGCGCCGCAACCTGTGGCTGTACGGTGTAGGTGGCCTGCTAGTACCGTTCGTGGGTATCAAGCTGATCGACCTGCTGCTGACCGCGCTGAATATGGCCGGCTAAGATAACGAGGAATTTATGATGTCTTATTTACGTCCTTCTCTGGTTATGCTGATCCTGCTAACGCTGATCACCGGTATC
Coding sequences within it:
- a CDS encoding YbfA family protein, which codes for MSNYHAYPLHRILLRRSAVILVGLVALPVMLFRADRARFYSYLHRVWSKTSDKPVWLQQAETASCDFY
- a CDS encoding K(+)-transporting ATPase subunit F, translated to MSFSVIGGALLVLLLLGYLIYALFNAEDF
- the kdpA gene encoding potassium-transporting ATPase subunit KdpA; the protein is MAASAFLLIASFMLVLLVLSRPLGSFLARLIEGEPLPVLRRVEATVWRCCGNSTAEMNWWQYALAIIWFNILGVVALFALLMTQGSLPLNPQGFANLSWDLAFNTAVSFVTNTNWQAYSGENTLSYLSQMAGLTVQNFLSAATGIAVAFALIRAFARRSSATIGNAWIDILRITLYVLLPLSLIIALFFVSQGSLQNFLPYLHLNTLEGAQQTLPMGPVASQEAIKMLGTNGGGFFGANSAHPFENPTVLTNFVQMLAIFLIPCALCFAFGQVAGENRQGHALIWAMALIFIIAVIVVMYAELAGNPHLSALGGDSNINMEGKESRFGILATSMFSVVTTAASCGAVNAMHDSFTALGGMVPMWLMQIGEVVFGGVGSGLYGMLLFVLLTVFIAGLMIGRTPEYLGKKIDVYDMKMTALAILVTPTLVLLGTALAIATDAGRAGILNPGAHGFSEVLYAVSSAANNNGSAFAGLSVNTPFYNLLLAFAMFVGRFGVILPVLAIAGSLCVKKRQPAGNGTLPTYGPLFIGLLIGTILLVGALTFVPALALGPVAEHLQLWLAN
- the kdpB gene encoding potassium-transporting ATPase subunit KdpB, with protein sequence MTRKQRALFEPALVRTALIDAVKKLDPRVQWRNPVMFVVYIGSILTTAIWLAILSDNTDGSAAFTGSISLWLWFTVLFANFAEALAEGRSKAQAESLKGTKKTSWAKKLATPKHDGATERVSAESLRKGDIVLVEAGDTIPCDGEVLEGGASVDESAITGESAPVIRESGGDFSSVTGGTRVLSDWLVVQCSVNPGETFLDRMIAMVEGAKRRKTPNEVALTILLIALTIVFVLATATLFPYSQYSVTAAGSGTVVSITVLVALLVCLIPTTIGGLLSAIGVAGMSRMLGANVIATSGRAVEAAGDVDVLLLDKTGTITLGNRQASEFLPAPGVKEQELADAAQLSSLADETPEGRSIVVLAKQRFNLRERDLQALNATFVPFSAQTRMSGVNVQDRMIRKGAVDAIRRHVESNNGHFPRAVDDLVESVARTGGTPLVVAEGPRVLGVVALKDIVKGGIKERFAELRKMGIKTVMITGDNRLTAAAIAAEAGVDDFLSEATPEAKLALIRQYQAEGRLVAMTGDGTNDAPALAQADVAVAMNSGTQAAKEAGNMVDLDSNPTKLIEVVHIGKQMLMTRGSLTTFSIANDVAKYFAIIPAAFAATYPQLNALNVMQLHSPASAIMSAVIFNALVIVFLIPLALKGVSYKAMSAAALLRRNLWLYGVGGLLVPFVGIKLIDLLLTALNMAG